From Cydia pomonella isolate Wapato2018A chromosome 26, ilCydPomo1, whole genome shotgun sequence, one genomic window encodes:
- the LOC133532214 gene encoding uncharacterized protein LOC133532214: MSEKNSCQNNRQNEKSTSHYCDVLLRSQEDRNRTFSKLCHGDVSVLGKIWICTLRAFLLGFQYPLSGVTSTNKIPKCEEKLRVSKVIVECPKEETQDNLLHNMVLPYVTKARRTCQGIIGVSRKGLTNTCDEIKSDISRTGENIIKYFRDEENYNRRVQLVASGGMLGYLKPGGLPTRFFCAACGLAGTGMLCFPEETDATIRKISYFTGNAVMKGYYFITDRKPPDERNISQDFCKSPREK; the protein is encoded by the exons ATGTCCGAAAAGAACTCATGTCAGAACAACAGACAGAACGAAAAATCCACAAGTCATTATTGCGATGTCTTGCTCAGATCACAGGAAGATAGGAACAG GACTTTTTCTAAACTATGCCATGGAGACGTAAGCGTGCTAGGCAAAATATGGATCTGCACTCTTCGGGCGTTCTTACTAGGATTCCAATACCCTTTATCCGGGGTTACCAGTACTAATAAGATTCCAAAATGCGAAGAAAAGTTGAGAGTATCTAAAGTTATTGTAGAATGTCCTAAAGAAGAAACACAAGATAATCTTTTACATAACATGGTTCTACCATACGTAACTAAAGCAAGACGTACTTGTCAAGGGATCATTGGTGTCAGCAGAAAAGGACTAACTAATACTTGTGATGAAATAAAGAGTGATATATCTAGAACTggagaaaatataattaaatattttagagaTGAAGAGAATTATAACAGAAGAGTACAATTAGTGGCAAGCGGGGGTATGCTAGGATATTTAAAACCTGGAGGTTTGCCTACAAGATTCTTCTGTGCAGCTTGTGGACTGGCCGGTACTGGGATGCTGTGTTTTCCTGAGGAAACAGATGCTACTATTAGGAAGATATCCTATTTTACTGGAAATGCAGTGATGAAggggtattattttattactgatAGAAAACCTCCGGATGAAAGAAATATAAGTCAAGATTTTTGTAAAAGTCCGCGTgaaaaatga
- the LOC133532191 gene encoding uncharacterized protein LOC133532191, producing the protein MKMQKITENHNKIENLKEDDQAYLERNKHLYVAGKISGIALKTILKSAKYCFIPSVSAAAKDDTPKKPPPMKYKDLPIYDSPHHRWKEFENDKIRCPDRKVTHEFLLPTVTEYRKQVSGIINTATKEMKDTYQEISRDYRSAEKKILNKMRCPDKINQRMAFVAAAGIAGFVKGKSIPRRIFLSSVLLFVTGSMCFPKETDEATRTVLYMLGKAFVPMYNFYFRTDWLMRERVPCERDLPKIPTPPTKPLPACAPKK; encoded by the coding sequence atgaaaatgcaaaaaataacagaaaatcataataaaattgaaaatctcAAGGAAGATGATCAAGCGTATCTAGAAAGAAACAAACACTTATATGTTGCTGGGAAAATAAGCGGAATAGCTCTTAAAACCATTTTAAAATCTGCTAAGTATTGTTTCATACCATCAGTTTCAGCTGCTGCAAAAGATGATACTCCTAAAAAACCTCCACCGATGAAATACAAGGATCTACCCATATACGACAGCCCTCATCATCGCTGGAAGGAGTTCGAAAATGACAAAATCAGATGCCCAGACCGAAAAGTCACACACGAATTCCTACTACCAACAGTAACGGAATACCGCAAGCAAGTATCAGGAATAATCAACACAGCTACTAAAGAAATGAAAGATACTTATCAAGAAATCAGTAGAGATTATAGATCAGCTGAAAAGAAGATCTTGAACAAAATGAGATGTCCGGATAAAATTAATCAGCGTATGGCTTTCGTAGCTGCAGCAGGTATAGCTGGTTTTGTGAAAGGCAAATCTATACCTAGACGTATATTTTTATCTAGTGTCCTCTTATTTGTGACTGGATCTATGTGCTTCCCGAAAGAGACTGATGAAGCCACTAGAACAGTTCTGTATATGCTTGGGAAGGCGTTTGTGCCCATGTACAACTTCTATTTTCGTACTGATTGGTTGATGAGGGAAAGAGTACCATGTGAAAGAGATCTGCCTAAGATACCTACTCCACCTACGAAGCCTTTGCCTGCTTGTGCACcgaaaaagtaa